A region of Pyxidicoccus parkwaysis DNA encodes the following proteins:
- a CDS encoding SDR family oxidoreductase yields MKTILITGCSSGFGLETARYFLERGWKVIATMRTPREDVFPRSEHLRVLALDVTDPRSIRETVEAAGPIDVLVNNAGVGLMSVFEGTSMETVRANFETNTFGAMAVTQAFLPQFRQRKAGVIVNVSSSTTLKALPMLAVYTASKAALNAFTESLALELQPFNVRVRLVLPGRSPETPFAQNAQAQSRKQSVAVPEAYADFARSVFERITGQSSAPFTRSLDVAEVIWRAVNEPSSPIRQPAGADAVELARAR; encoded by the coding sequence ATGAAGACAATCTTGATTACCGGATGCTCGTCTGGGTTTGGCCTCGAAACGGCCCGCTACTTCCTCGAGCGCGGCTGGAAGGTCATCGCGACGATGCGCACGCCGCGCGAGGACGTGTTCCCCCGGTCCGAGCACCTGCGTGTGCTTGCGCTCGATGTCACCGACCCTCGGAGCATTCGCGAGACGGTGGAGGCCGCCGGACCGATAGACGTGCTGGTCAACAACGCGGGTGTCGGCCTGATGAGTGTCTTCGAGGGCACCTCGATGGAGACGGTCCGCGCCAACTTCGAAACGAACACGTTCGGTGCGATGGCCGTGACCCAGGCGTTCCTGCCCCAGTTCAGGCAACGGAAGGCGGGTGTCATCGTGAACGTCTCGTCCAGCACGACGCTGAAGGCGCTCCCGATGCTGGCCGTGTACACCGCGAGCAAAGCGGCGCTCAACGCCTTCACCGAGTCGCTCGCGCTGGAGCTCCAACCCTTCAATGTGCGGGTGCGCCTCGTGCTCCCGGGGCGGTCCCCGGAGACGCCCTTTGCTCAAAACGCACAGGCTCAGTCACGGAAGCAGAGCGTCGCCGTCCCCGAGGCATACGCCGACTTCGCGCGAAGCGTCTTCGAGAGAATCACGGGGCAGAGCTCAGCGCCGTTCACCCGGTCGCTCGACGTGGCAGAGGTGATCTGGCGTGCGGTGAACGAGCCGTCGAGCCCGATCCGCCAGCCGGCTGGCGCGGACGCCGTGGAGCTGGCCAGGGCCCGTTGA
- a CDS encoding Ig-like domain-containing protein yields the protein MGATTPGPAYLPSYGAALAWGTSSYLAVWSDERHSNLGHEGEGTQIYAARLNASGEVLDPVGIRLSTTSHFPNSSQGASVAADSTGFFVVWVDSSNDGLDDIIRGARVGMDGQVLWAGTELIRLENGGFSLTRLAFTGDGYLLVWDELSADTQQHHVRATRVGLDGAVLNPEGEDLGVGVPSQVVWTAQGGLVVYVSGNAIRGVRVNARGEAQGGFPISAPEAVAATTPELAFDGTNYLVVWSERASQTDLAENILGARVSLTEGVQGAPFFIRDAPGRQYLPQVIFNGTNYVVTWQDDQIGRGNLLTIQAARVSPSGAVLDADGYVVMGNPSGNTFFVEDMATSGTDILVAWVGASGSVHDPVYTSRLNLEGAPLTEKILVSSSSHTQLSPSVASDGHHHLVVWTEPNALPQGSDIFGTFLDDAGVEVTPGGFAITQAARNQQAPAVAFDGTHFLVTWTETLSNADDHAIMGRRIPAFGAPVTPEFRIHSLAGAPGTPRLACDAKNCLVVWYQPSSTSANGVIRGTRVDANNVVLSQGGLQLTVSRPLEGNPSVSFDGTHFLLVYSAGTSATSVQGVLVGSNGQTAASGFTISAESPGRRYPSVAFDGTNHVVAWVEGSQVRATRVSPEGIVLETPPWALSPVESSREQHPTVVSDGISSLVLWASRPREGASRNMIHGARTLASDSTPGAAQVLASAPWSDTFAAGASARPGQFLVAYSRFEGPPHGAHRIFTRKAGYNTAPQVEDRSLELVEGTPVEIALTARDLEEDALTFSITRGPQHGSLTGTPPNVIYTPEPGFRGEDSFQFTAKDWEVTSSTATVRLTVKRAPVAPQATPFTVQLDEDTSTSLRLLATDENGDTLTYEIGPPPMHGSLTGTPPNLTYTPHADFQGTDLFEYVASDGTHVSAPARVTITVAPVDDAPVAEDSSHRVYRGSSVDIVLQAHDVDGDPLTYAVTTAPQRGTLTGTPPNLVYTPFRNARAPDSIVFSVSDGKTVVTATASIVIQFDNLPPMAHEQRFLVDPGASIDIELDTEDPDGDALTYVITERPASGTLSGEAPRLRFQASDSFTGEVSFTYVVSDGLASMPGRVVLQARRQPVDSSGGSSGGCTSSGGAASPLLMVLGVLALLARRQRSRSVVRERVTEHLG from the coding sequence GTGGGAGCCACGACGCCGGGCCCGGCGTACCTCCCCAGTTACGGGGCCGCCCTGGCCTGGGGCACCTCGAGCTACCTCGCTGTCTGGTCGGATGAGCGTCACAGCAACCTCGGGCACGAAGGAGAGGGGACGCAGATATACGCGGCCCGGCTGAATGCTTCGGGTGAGGTGCTGGACCCCGTGGGCATCCGCTTGAGCACGACCTCCCACTTCCCCAACTCCAGCCAGGGGGCCTCGGTCGCCGCCGACAGCACGGGCTTCTTCGTGGTCTGGGTGGACAGCTCCAACGACGGCCTCGACGACATCATCCGCGGTGCGCGCGTCGGCATGGATGGGCAGGTCCTGTGGGCTGGGACGGAGTTGATTCGCCTCGAGAATGGCGGCTTCTCGCTGACCCGCCTGGCCTTCACGGGTGACGGCTATCTGCTCGTCTGGGACGAGTTGAGCGCGGACACCCAGCAGCACCACGTACGCGCCACGCGGGTGGGGCTCGATGGAGCAGTGCTCAACCCCGAAGGAGAGGACCTGGGGGTCGGAGTGCCCTCGCAGGTGGTGTGGACGGCCCAGGGCGGGCTCGTCGTCTACGTGTCCGGGAACGCCATCCGGGGCGTCCGGGTGAACGCGCGGGGAGAGGCGCAGGGAGGGTTCCCCATCAGTGCGCCCGAGGCCGTGGCCGCCACTACCCCCGAGCTCGCGTTCGATGGCACGAACTACCTGGTCGTCTGGTCCGAGCGGGCCTCTCAGACCGACCTGGCAGAGAACATCCTGGGCGCTCGCGTCAGTCTCACGGAGGGCGTCCAGGGCGCGCCCTTCTTCATCCGCGACGCGCCTGGCAGACAGTACCTGCCCCAGGTCATCTTCAATGGCACGAACTATGTGGTGACGTGGCAGGACGACCAGATTGGCCGCGGGAATCTCCTGACCATCCAGGCCGCGAGGGTCTCTCCTTCCGGCGCCGTGCTCGATGCCGATGGCTACGTCGTGATGGGGAACCCGAGTGGCAACACCTTCTTCGTGGAGGACATGGCGACCTCCGGGACGGACATCCTCGTCGCCTGGGTTGGCGCGAGCGGGAGCGTCCACGACCCCGTCTACACCTCGCGGCTGAACCTCGAGGGAGCGCCCCTGACGGAGAAGATTCTCGTCTCCTCGTCCTCCCACACGCAGCTCAGCCCCTCGGTGGCCTCGGATGGCCACCACCACCTGGTGGTCTGGACCGAGCCGAATGCGCTCCCGCAGGGCTCGGACATCTTCGGCACCTTCCTGGACGACGCGGGCGTCGAGGTGACGCCGGGCGGCTTCGCCATCACCCAGGCCGCGAGGAATCAACAGGCCCCCGCCGTCGCATTCGATGGGACGCACTTCCTGGTGACGTGGACGGAGACCCTGTCCAACGCAGACGACCACGCCATCATGGGCCGGCGGATTCCGGCGTTCGGCGCCCCCGTCACTCCCGAGTTCCGCATCCACTCACTCGCGGGCGCTCCTGGTACGCCGAGGCTCGCGTGCGACGCGAAGAACTGCCTCGTGGTGTGGTACCAGCCGTCCTCCACCTCCGCGAACGGCGTCATTCGCGGCACTCGCGTGGACGCGAACAACGTCGTGCTGAGCCAGGGAGGACTCCAGCTCACGGTGTCCCGTCCCCTGGAGGGCAACCCGTCGGTCTCCTTCGACGGAACGCACTTCCTCCTCGTGTACAGCGCCGGCACGAGCGCCACGAGCGTTCAAGGCGTGCTCGTGGGGAGCAATGGGCAGACCGCCGCCAGCGGATTCACCATCAGCGCGGAGTCGCCTGGCAGGCGCTACCCGTCCGTCGCGTTCGACGGGACGAACCATGTCGTCGCCTGGGTGGAGGGCTCCCAGGTCCGCGCCACCCGCGTGAGCCCCGAGGGCATCGTGCTGGAGACCCCGCCCTGGGCCCTGTCACCCGTGGAGTCCTCGCGTGAGCAGCATCCGACAGTCGTGTCCGACGGCATCTCCTCGCTCGTGCTCTGGGCCTCGCGGCCCCGCGAGGGCGCCAGCCGCAACATGATTCACGGCGCCAGGACCCTGGCTTCCGACAGCACGCCGGGCGCGGCCCAGGTCCTGGCCTCCGCGCCCTGGAGCGACACCTTCGCGGCGGGAGCCTCCGCGAGGCCCGGCCAGTTCCTCGTCGCCTACTCCCGCTTCGAGGGGCCGCCGCATGGCGCCCACCGTATCTTCACGCGCAAGGCCGGCTACAACACCGCGCCCCAGGTGGAGGACCGTTCGCTCGAGCTGGTGGAGGGCACCCCGGTTGAAATCGCGCTCACGGCGCGCGACCTGGAGGAGGACGCGCTGACGTTCAGCATCACCCGGGGGCCTCAGCACGGCTCGCTGACGGGCACGCCACCCAACGTCATCTACACGCCCGAGCCCGGCTTCCGGGGCGAGGACAGCTTCCAGTTCACGGCGAAGGATTGGGAGGTGACGTCGAGCACCGCCACCGTCCGGCTCACCGTCAAGCGCGCCCCCGTGGCGCCCCAGGCCACCCCGTTCACCGTCCAACTCGACGAGGACACGAGCACCTCCCTCCGTCTGCTCGCCACCGACGAGAACGGAGACACCCTGACGTATGAGATTGGCCCGCCTCCCATGCACGGCTCCTTGACGGGGACGCCGCCCAACCTCACGTACACGCCGCACGCGGACTTCCAGGGCACCGACCTTTTTGAGTACGTCGCGAGCGATGGCACCCACGTGTCCGCGCCGGCCCGGGTGACCATCACCGTGGCCCCCGTCGATGACGCTCCTGTCGCCGAGGACTCCTCCCATCGCGTGTACCGCGGCTCGTCCGTCGACATCGTCCTCCAGGCCCACGACGTGGATGGTGACCCGCTCACCTATGCCGTGACGACTGCTCCCCAGCGGGGAACGCTCACCGGCACCCCGCCGAACCTCGTCTACACGCCGTTCCGCAATGCCCGCGCCCCAGACTCCATCGTCTTCTCCGTCAGCGACGGGAAGACCGTCGTGACGGCCACGGCGTCCATCGTCATCCAGTTCGACAACCTGCCCCCCATGGCCCACGAGCAGCGCTTCCTCGTCGACCCTGGAGCGAGCATCGACATCGAGCTCGACACCGAGGACCCGGATGGGGATGCCTTGACCTACGTCATCACCGAGCGGCCCGCCTCGGGTACGCTTTCCGGAGAGGCTCCGCGCCTGCGCTTCCAGGCGAGCGACTCGTTCACCGGCGAGGTGTCCTTCACGTACGTCGTCAGCGATGGCCTGGCCTCGATGCCCGGACGCGTGGTCCTCCAGGCCCGGCGCCAGCCGGTGGATTCGTCAGGTGGGTCGTCGGGTGGGTGCACCTCGTCCGGCGGCGCAGCTTCGCCGCTCCTGATGGTCCTCGGTGTTCTCGCCCTCCTCGCACGTCGCCAGCGCTCCCGTAGCGTCGTGAGGGAGCGCGTCACGGAGCACCTCGGCTGA
- a CDS encoding DUF2252 family protein: protein MRIPPRPAPQALTPDRLAPAAVTRTARASASPSSLRREPKQAVEFIQAFDQKLDLPPARLKEKQALMRESASLLFRAMPALFHEDLRGAWASEARLLERPAPQVPVVGDAHLGNLGTFRGPKGESVWGLNDFDQAGIASPEVDLTRLATSVVLTAREAGLDAKAQADAAESFANAYFKELERLADGGDNPGAFVKKKEARGKVDDLISQADATSSREALEKYVHLDAKQGPRFHSTDTLRPVPSSLERELDEALVAYEKRLGGAADTVKRPLRVLDVAQRLDAGGSSYGLGRYYVLVEAEGAKKSPVLLEVKELLAPSISRPPVPADGRTTVEYQRELSGSANPLTGFTRLGGRAFLVRELEPEKARLAPKALNSKKELVAVAEQAALVLARAHGGSASRAAALAGWVGDDAKQATKRLVAFARSYADQAEADWTALRA from the coding sequence ATGCGAATTCCTCCTCGTCCCGCTCCCCAGGCACTCACTCCGGACAGGCTGGCCCCGGCCGCCGTGACTCGCACCGCTCGCGCTTCGGCGTCTCCGAGCAGCCTCCGCCGGGAGCCGAAGCAGGCGGTGGAGTTCATCCAGGCCTTCGACCAGAAGCTGGACCTGCCCCCGGCCCGGCTGAAGGAGAAGCAGGCGCTGATGCGCGAGAGCGCCTCGCTCCTCTTCCGCGCCATGCCGGCGCTCTTCCACGAGGACCTGCGGGGCGCCTGGGCCTCCGAGGCTCGGCTGCTGGAGCGCCCAGCACCCCAGGTGCCCGTCGTCGGCGACGCGCACCTCGGCAACCTGGGCACCTTCCGCGGGCCCAAGGGCGAGTCGGTGTGGGGCCTCAACGACTTCGACCAGGCAGGCATCGCCTCGCCCGAGGTGGACCTCACGCGGCTGGCCACCAGCGTGGTCCTCACCGCCCGCGAGGCCGGGCTGGACGCGAAGGCGCAGGCGGACGCAGCGGAGTCCTTCGCCAACGCGTACTTCAAGGAGCTGGAGCGCCTGGCGGATGGTGGGGACAACCCGGGCGCCTTCGTGAAGAAGAAGGAGGCGCGAGGCAAGGTGGATGACCTCATCTCGCAGGCCGATGCGACGTCGTCGCGCGAGGCCCTGGAGAAGTACGTCCATCTGGATGCGAAGCAGGGCCCGCGCTTTCATTCCACGGACACGCTGCGACCCGTGCCGTCGTCACTGGAGCGCGAGCTGGACGAGGCGCTCGTGGCCTACGAGAAGAGGCTGGGCGGAGCAGCAGACACGGTGAAGCGCCCCCTGCGCGTGCTGGATGTGGCGCAGCGGCTGGATGCGGGCGGCAGCAGCTATGGCCTGGGGCGCTACTACGTGCTGGTTGAGGCAGAGGGCGCGAAGAAGTCCCCGGTGCTGCTGGAGGTGAAGGAGTTGCTGGCGCCGAGCATCTCTCGGCCTCCCGTGCCCGCGGATGGGCGGACGACGGTGGAGTATCAGCGGGAGCTCAGCGGAAGCGCCAACCCGCTGACAGGCTTCACGCGCCTGGGCGGGCGGGCCTTCCTCGTGCGCGAGCTGGAGCCGGAGAAGGCGCGCCTGGCGCCCAAGGCGCTCAACTCGAAGAAGGAGCTCGTCGCCGTGGCCGAGCAGGCGGCGCTGGTGCTGGCCCGCGCACACGGTGGCTCGGCCTCGCGCGCGGCGGCGCTGGCCGGCTGGGTGGGTGACGACGCGAAGCAGGCGACGAAGCGGCTCGTCGCCTTCGCGAGGAGCTACGCCGACCAGGCCGAGGCGGACTGGACGGCGCTGCGCGCCTGA
- a CDS encoding PPC domain-containing protein — translation MRSKTPWAALVLAASLIVGCGESPEIPDNIETEATITSPWTSSPEVSAMVTPRALYNGYPLLLSGGQASEQFFRFVNPAPAPKLRFTLRGGTGDADLYVREWAEPTRSVYDCASRGGTNTENCEYSNVSDEVEYYVQVYGYSTFSNARLHAYYAKPFADGESAIINGATSSREIWEVDIPPNQKHLLVTFKQDPGMTGQFNLYLRQNEAPELPTADCSTASDNGTVGCLIFNPAPGKAYILIEGRTFYTTWLTVDVVPK, via the coding sequence ATGCGTTCGAAGACCCCCTGGGCCGCGTTGGTATTGGCTGCATCACTCATCGTGGGCTGCGGCGAGTCCCCCGAGATTCCCGATAACATCGAGACGGAAGCGACCATCACGTCTCCGTGGACCTCCAGTCCCGAGGTCTCGGCAATGGTCACCCCGAGGGCCCTCTACAATGGCTACCCGCTTCTCCTGTCCGGAGGCCAGGCCTCGGAGCAATTCTTCCGCTTCGTGAATCCCGCTCCTGCCCCGAAGCTCCGCTTCACGCTCCGAGGCGGCACCGGGGATGCGGACCTCTATGTCCGCGAGTGGGCCGAGCCCACGCGCTCGGTCTATGACTGCGCGAGCAGGGGCGGGACCAACACCGAGAATTGCGAGTACTCCAATGTCTCTGACGAGGTGGAGTACTACGTGCAGGTGTATGGCTACAGCACCTTCTCGAATGCCAGGCTGCATGCCTACTACGCAAAGCCGTTCGCAGACGGCGAGTCGGCCATCATCAATGGTGCGACAAGCTCTCGAGAAATCTGGGAGGTCGACATCCCCCCGAACCAGAAGCACCTGCTGGTGACCTTCAAGCAGGACCCGGGGATGACCGGACAGTTCAATCTCTACCTCCGTCAGAACGAGGCACCGGAGCTGCCGACAGCGGACTGCTCCACGGCCAGCGACAATGGCACCGTCGGCTGCCTCATCTTCAACCCAGCCCCGGGCAAGGCCTATATCCTCATCGAGGGGCGGACCTTCTACACGACCTGGCTCACGGTGGACGTCGTCCCCAAATAG
- a CDS encoding TMEM175 family protein: MLKNRLEAFSDGVIAIIITIMVLELKVPHGSELADLQPLIPVFFSYVLSFVYVGIYWNNHHHLLHTIDHVSGGLLWANLHLLFWLSLIPFATGWMGENHFTSVPLALYGFVLLMCAFAWLVLQRSMVTTHGSKSTLAVAVGRDLKGKISPVLYVVGIVSAFINEYFSEAVYVLVALMWLVPDRRFEKASHEDKSAGH, translated from the coding sequence ATGCTCAAGAACAGACTCGAAGCCTTCAGCGACGGCGTCATCGCCATCATCATCACCATCATGGTGCTCGAGCTGAAGGTTCCGCATGGCTCCGAGCTGGCCGACCTGCAGCCGTTGATTCCGGTCTTCTTCAGCTATGTGCTCAGCTTCGTCTACGTCGGCATCTACTGGAACAACCACCATCACCTCCTGCACACCATCGACCATGTCAGCGGCGGGCTGCTGTGGGCGAACCTGCACCTGCTGTTCTGGCTGTCGCTGATTCCCTTCGCCACCGGCTGGATGGGCGAGAACCATTTCACGTCCGTGCCGCTGGCTCTCTACGGTTTCGTGCTGCTGATGTGCGCCTTCGCCTGGTTGGTGTTGCAGCGCTCCATGGTCACAACGCACGGCTCGAAATCCACCCTGGCGGTGGCGGTCGGGCGCGACTTGAAGGGCAAGATTTCGCCGGTGCTCTATGTGGTCGGCATCGTCAGCGCCTTCATCAATGAATACTTTTCCGAGGCAGTCTATGTGCTGGTTGCACTGATGTGGCTGGTGCCTGATCGTCGTTTCGAGAAGGCAAGCCATGAAGACAAGTCCGCCGGGCACTGA
- a CDS encoding class I SAM-dependent methyltransferase has translation MSAQYDQLGEKLTNWDVLPVRSEYLEGHTFFKALGSVKGRTVLDLACGDGLYTRQLKARGASRVVGVDISEEMIRSARRHEEEQPLGIEYHVSDVADMAPLGTFDCVTAVYLLHYAQSPEHLLRMCRNIHAHLKPGGSFVTYAFNPGFSARGPNSTRYGITMLDFPESPRDGQAISAELHTKSPFTIHFSYWSQGTHERALREAGFHTLTWMRPECSPEGVVRAGREFWQDYLDNPHAVALRCER, from the coding sequence ATGTCGGCGCAGTACGACCAGCTTGGAGAGAAGCTCACGAACTGGGATGTGTTGCCGGTGCGCTCGGAGTACCTCGAAGGACATACCTTCTTCAAAGCGCTCGGCTCCGTGAAGGGACGAACCGTCCTGGACCTGGCGTGTGGTGATGGGCTGTACACGCGGCAGCTCAAGGCGAGAGGCGCCAGCCGGGTGGTGGGCGTGGACATCTCAGAGGAGATGATTCGCAGCGCCCGGCGACACGAAGAAGAACAGCCGCTGGGCATCGAGTACCACGTGTCTGACGTAGCCGACATGGCGCCGCTGGGCACCTTCGATTGCGTGACGGCCGTCTATCTCTTGCACTACGCCCAATCCCCCGAGCACCTGCTGCGGATGTGCCGGAACATCCATGCCCACCTGAAGCCCGGGGGCAGCTTCGTCACCTATGCCTTCAACCCCGGGTTCAGCGCGAGGGGGCCCAACAGCACCCGATATGGAATCACGATGTTGGACTTTCCCGAGTCGCCTCGGGATGGCCAGGCCATCTCCGCGGAGCTGCACACGAAGAGTCCCTTCACCATCCACTTCTCCTACTGGAGCCAGGGCACGCACGAGCGGGCGCTCCGTGAAGCGGGATTCCATACCCTCACCTGGATGCGGCCGGAGTGCTCCCCCGAGGGAGTGGTCAGGGCCGGACGGGAGTTCTGGCAGGACTACCTCGACAACCCGCACGCCGTCGCGCTGCGCTGTGAGCGGTGA